In the genome of Flavobacterium panacagri, one region contains:
- a CDS encoding PEP/pyruvate-binding domain-containing protein, translating to MKKYIYSLFFLFVLTNLSAQRFVSSLPDYEAYKAFRGKPLSDKFSNIESVKVVYDLRKQKMYYFNSSLILLHFDFAVNYLGYSSDLDIFNNQNYSDTQKDRDFLLGNLNHIKGTDKWIFELAASDHMPIALIERFFNLVRTSTFIGMKLKFYLNNPQMMEWFQQNKFKIPCVKSDYIFGEIKYQEVVRGTNVGILKKYNLKELETVKPNPDEIIILNGTPDILPNVRGIIVNELQTPLSHLVLLGKNRKIPIMAYTDIEKDNNIKSLLSKKVELKIAIDTFYIKETTKKISLKTIGKKKKLLIDNTITELVDLSQIPKKGVNYIGSKAQNMAYLIAISKEISFKVPENAHAIPFYFYTQHIQKTSISPLIAALLAFPKKDSTVWINNQLKKIRDAIKKEPINPELISKLNLAFKEAKFKNFRFRSSTNAEDLDDFNGAGLYDSKTGILGDSIKTFEKAIKQVWASVWNEASYNERELFGIDQQNIAMGVLVHRSFPDELANGVIITKNLFRQNFPGITVNIQKGENSVVKPEKGEICEQFVAYHFNDGKDDKDFDIDYTSNSNLNNNEPLLSRKEMSNLFNVSRKIEEKMYRYWRKNQFHPVDIEFKIVGEKRDLYIKQVRPFND from the coding sequence GTGAAAAAATACATTTACAGCTTATTTTTCTTGTTTGTACTAACTAATTTAAGTGCGCAGCGTTTTGTCTCTTCTCTTCCAGATTATGAGGCTTACAAAGCATTTCGAGGTAAACCTTTGTCTGATAAATTCTCCAATATCGAATCGGTTAAAGTTGTGTATGATCTCCGAAAGCAAAAAATGTATTATTTCAACAGCAGTCTCATTTTACTGCATTTTGATTTCGCTGTCAATTATTTAGGCTACAGTTCTGATTTGGATATTTTTAATAATCAAAACTACAGCGATACTCAAAAAGACAGAGATTTTTTGCTCGGAAATCTAAACCATATTAAAGGAACTGATAAATGGATTTTTGAACTTGCCGCTTCCGACCACATGCCGATTGCATTAATTGAACGATTTTTCAATTTAGTCAGAACTTCCACTTTTATCGGCATGAAATTAAAATTTTATTTGAATAATCCACAAATGATGGAATGGTTTCAGCAAAATAAATTTAAAATTCCGTGTGTGAAATCGGATTATATTTTTGGAGAAATTAAATATCAGGAAGTCGTTCGAGGAACAAATGTCGGAATTCTCAAAAAATACAATCTTAAAGAATTAGAAACTGTAAAACCAAATCCGGACGAAATCATCATTTTGAATGGAACACCCGATATTCTTCCAAATGTAAGAGGAATTATTGTAAACGAACTTCAAACGCCTTTGAGTCATTTGGTTCTTTTAGGTAAAAACAGAAAGATTCCGATTATGGCTTATACAGATATTGAAAAAGACAACAATATCAAAAGTCTTCTTTCTAAAAAAGTCGAATTAAAAATAGCCATTGATACTTTTTACATCAAGGAAACAACTAAAAAAATCAGTCTAAAAACAATTGGAAAAAAGAAAAAACTCCTAATTGATAACACTATAACCGAATTAGTTGATTTATCTCAAATTCCAAAAAAAGGCGTAAATTACATTGGTTCCAAAGCACAAAACATGGCTTATTTGATCGCAATTTCCAAAGAAATTTCGTTTAAAGTTCCAGAAAATGCTCACGCCATTCCCTTTTATTTTTATACACAGCACATTCAGAAAACTTCAATTTCTCCATTAATTGCCGCACTTTTAGCTTTTCCAAAAAAAGACTCGACAGTTTGGATTAACAATCAACTGAAAAAAATTAGAGATGCCATTAAAAAAGAACCAATTAATCCTGAATTAATTTCAAAATTAAATCTAGCTTTTAAAGAAGCTAAATTCAAAAATTTCAGGTTTAGATCGTCAACCAATGCAGAAGATTTAGACGATTTTAATGGTGCAGGATTGTATGATTCGAAAACAGGAATTTTAGGAGATTCTATCAAAACTTTCGAAAAGGCAATCAAACAGGTTTGGGCAAGCGTTTGGAATGAAGCTTCGTATAATGAAAGAGAACTTTTTGGCATCGATCAGCAGAATATTGCAATGGGCGTTTTAGTGCATCGTTCCTTTCCAGACGAATTAGCCAATGGTGTTATTATTACTAAAAACCTTTTCAGACAAAACTTCCCAGGAATCACAGTTAATATTCAAAAAGGAGAAAACTCTGTTGTAAAACCAGAAAAAGGCGAAATCTGCGAACAATTTGTGGCTTATCATTTTAATGATGGAAAAGACGACAAAGACTTTGACATTGATTACACCTCCAATTCTAATTTGAATAATAATGAACCTTTATTAAGTCGAAAAGAAATGAGCAACCTATTTAATGTCAGCAGGAAAATTGAAGAAAAAATGTACCGTTATTGGCGTAAAAACCAATTTCATCCTGTTGATATCGAATTTAAAATCGTTGGCGAAAAGAGAGATTTATATATCAAACAGGTTCGTCCGTTTAACGATTAA
- a CDS encoding S8 family serine peptidase, producing the protein MRYNFTFLLILLSFTVFAQEEAWVYFNAKPNAQLFFNNPLAELSQRALDRRTNQNIALDITDAPLETSYIDQIKASTGIMVMAQSKWLNALHIRGTQANVNALKTLAFVQKIEFADRTLNTTAKKVSETAINQTKKQSKTAIDYAYGNSGNQIQMLNGQVLHQQNYTGEGKIIAVLDDGFLGVNTIQPFENLRNNNKILGGYDYTTRNANFYAGGNHGTSVLSTMGGYKENALIGTAPNASYYLFITEIDALENPLEESLWVEAAEKADALGVDIITTSLGYFNIRDEVRYDHTYSDMNGITNFISRGAETAFSKGILVLASAGNEGIKTEKHIGSPADAVSVLAVGSVTASKVKSGFSSIGPSYDGRIKPDIMAQGTLAVVSDVNGNIGTANGTSFSCPIMAGMVACLWQAFPSKTNKEIRQMILASSDRYSNPDNNYGYGIPNFGTTLSADNFIAETAFSVYPNPVKNTVTFSFLNESNTASVTIYSVLGQKLIEEKINNSNPVLSLQTLQSGLYFYSFDAENLHKTGKIVKQ; encoded by the coding sequence ATGAGATATAACTTTACTTTTCTTTTAATACTTCTTTCATTTACTGTTTTTGCACAGGAAGAGGCTTGGGTTTACTTTAATGCTAAACCTAATGCACAATTATTCTTCAATAATCCGCTGGCAGAACTTTCTCAGAGAGCTTTAGATCGAAGAACGAATCAAAACATCGCTCTAGATATTACTGATGCACCTTTGGAAACTTCGTACATTGACCAAATTAAGGCAAGTACAGGAATAATGGTCATGGCACAGTCTAAATGGTTGAATGCGCTTCATATTCGCGGAACGCAAGCGAATGTCAATGCTTTAAAAACATTAGCCTTTGTTCAGAAAATCGAATTTGCAGACAGAACTTTAAACACTACGGCAAAAAAAGTTTCTGAAACTGCTATAAATCAGACGAAAAAACAATCAAAAACTGCTATCGATTATGCTTATGGTAATTCGGGTAATCAAATTCAGATGTTGAATGGTCAGGTTTTACATCAGCAGAATTATACTGGAGAAGGGAAAATTATTGCGGTTTTAGATGACGGCTTTCTTGGGGTGAATACGATTCAGCCTTTTGAAAATCTTAGAAATAATAATAAAATTCTAGGAGGTTATGATTATACTACACGAAATGCTAATTTTTACGCAGGAGGTAATCATGGAACTTCGGTACTTTCCACCATGGGAGGTTATAAAGAAAATGCTCTGATCGGAACAGCTCCAAATGCATCGTATTATCTTTTTATTACAGAAATTGATGCTTTGGAAAATCCTCTTGAAGAATCACTTTGGGTCGAAGCAGCAGAGAAGGCAGATGCTTTAGGGGTTGATATTATTACAACTTCACTGGGATATTTTAATATACGTGATGAAGTCAGGTACGATCATACTTACAGTGATATGAACGGAATTACAAATTTTATTTCGCGTGGTGCAGAGACAGCATTTAGTAAAGGAATTTTGGTTTTGGCATCAGCTGGAAATGAAGGGATTAAAACAGAAAAACATATTGGGTCTCCTGCCGATGCTGTTTCTGTATTGGCAGTTGGATCGGTTACGGCTTCTAAAGTAAAATCAGGATTTAGTTCAATTGGGCCAAGTTATGATGGCAGAATAAAACCTGATATTATGGCGCAAGGAACTCTGGCAGTAGTTTCTGATGTAAATGGAAATATTGGTACAGCAAATGGAACTTCTTTTTCGTGTCCCATCATGGCAGGAATGGTGGCTTGTTTATGGCAGGCTTTTCCATCCAAAACAAACAAAGAAATCAGGCAGATGATTTTAGCTTCTTCCGACCGATATTCAAATCCAGATAATAATTATGGTTACGGAATTCCTAATTTTGGAACTACTTTAAGTGCGGATAATTTTATAGCCGAAACTGCTTTTTCTGTGTATCCAAATCCTGTTAAAAATACCGTTACTTTTTCTTTTCTAAATGAAAGTAATACAGCATCAGTAACAATTTATTCGGTTTTAGGACAGAAATTGATAGAAGAAAAAATAAATAATTCAAATCCAGTTCTTTCTTTGCAGACCTTACAAAGCGGTCTTTACTTTTACAGTTTTGATGCCGAAAATCTGCATAAAACAGGAAAGATAGTCAAGCAATAA
- a CDS encoding lysophospholipid acyltransferase family protein — protein MGLFKRNPFGHILFIKKWLIRILGAMTHRRYRGFNDLQIEGSEIIKSLPDTNVLFISNHQTYFADVVAMFHVFNASLSGRQDNIKNIGYLWQPKMNIYYVAAKETMQAGLLPRILAYVGAITVERTWRAKGVDVTEKREVNPNDTENIKIALADGWVITFPQGTTKSFKPVRKGTAHIIKQHKPIVIPIVIDGFRRSFDKKGLRLKKKNILQSFIIKEPLQIDYENDTIDEIVEKVEYAIEQHQSFLKVIPAEEIKAQEELNKLRQWDY, from the coding sequence ATGGGATTGTTTAAACGAAATCCTTTTGGGCATATATTATTCATCAAGAAATGGTTAATCCGTATTTTGGGTGCCATGACACACAGAAGATATAGAGGTTTTAATGATTTACAGATTGAAGGATCTGAAATTATTAAAAGTCTTCCAGATACTAATGTCTTATTTATATCCAATCATCAGACTTATTTTGCTGATGTTGTAGCAATGTTTCATGTGTTTAACGCAAGTTTAAGCGGACGTCAAGATAATATTAAGAACATTGGTTATCTGTGGCAGCCGAAAATGAATATTTATTACGTTGCCGCCAAAGAAACCATGCAGGCTGGTCTATTACCTAGAATTCTAGCTTATGTTGGAGCCATTACGGTAGAACGTACTTGGCGTGCAAAAGGTGTCGATGTCACTGAAAAAAGAGAAGTAAATCCGAACGATACTGAAAATATTAAAATAGCTCTTGCAGATGGATGGGTTATTACTTTTCCGCAGGGTACTACAAAATCATTTAAACCTGTTCGTAAAGGAACTGCTCATATTATCAAACAGCATAAACCAATTGTTATTCCAATAGTAATTGATGGTTTCCGCAGGTCTTTTGATAAAAAGGGTTTACGTCTTAAAAAGAAAAATATTCTTCAATCCTTCATTATAAAAGAACCGCTTCAGATCGATTATGAAAATGATACAATTGACGAAATTGTAGAAAAAGTAGAATACGCTATCGAACAGCACCAGTCATTTTTAAAAGTAATTCCTGCCGAAGAAATAAAAGCACAGGAGGAACTTAACAAATTGAGACAATGGGATTATTAG
- a CDS encoding DUF4268 domain-containing protein: MYSREESQKIKREFWVAFAEKYPRKWVLYDTKIKDFSFKFYVDNKKAQVLIDIEHRSDEKRTAYFEKLETLKSILEEEFIKDLVFEKNYTLESGKTISRIWVEKTGVGFSNKNTWDIIFDFFNENMHALEMFYLEYDEFIKDVEV; the protein is encoded by the coding sequence ATGTACAGCAGAGAAGAATCACAAAAAATTAAAAGAGAATTTTGGGTAGCTTTTGCCGAAAAGTATCCAAGAAAATGGGTTCTTTATGATACCAAAATAAAAGACTTCTCTTTTAAATTTTACGTTGACAATAAAAAAGCGCAGGTTTTAATTGACATTGAACATAGAAGCGACGAAAAACGAACGGCTTACTTCGAAAAACTGGAAACTTTAAAAAGTATTCTGGAAGAAGAATTCATTAAAGATTTGGTTTTCGAAAAAAATTATACTTTGGAAAGCGGTAAAACCATCAGCCGAATTTGGGTTGAAAAAACAGGAGTTGGTTTTAGTAATAAAAACACATGGGATATAATTTTTGATTTTTTCAACGAAAACATGCATGCTCTTGAGATGTTTTATTTAGAGTACGATGAATTTATTAAGGATGTTGAAGTCTAA
- a CDS encoding DUF4956 domain-containing protein: protein MDLNELLGRFLLLFFSILVLYFFSNRKDNATINPLMVIVGLCTFSLCYLFTKIEIGVGIGFGLFAIFSILRFRTQSFTVNAIIFLFATITLSILDIMYPFEKIELLLFFQIIIIGFYIVASIIVNKKASKYLNSVDLKMPLDDNFSLNSEYIRKSIQQKIKIEEFDFRIVLINTATNEIDVLVFY, encoded by the coding sequence ATGGATTTAAACGAACTTTTAGGACGATTTCTTCTTTTGTTTTTTTCGATTTTGGTTTTGTATTTTTTCTCCAATAGAAAGGATAACGCCACTATAAATCCATTAATGGTTATTGTTGGTCTTTGTACTTTTTCGCTTTGTTATTTATTTACCAAAATTGAAATCGGAGTTGGAATAGGATTTGGATTATTCGCTATTTTTTCAATACTTCGTTTTAGAACACAGTCTTTTACCGTAAATGCGATAATTTTTCTTTTTGCGACGATTACATTGTCCATTTTAGATATAATGTATCCGTTTGAAAAGATTGAATTATTGCTTTTCTTTCAAATAATTATAATTGGGTTCTATATTGTCGCTTCAATTATTGTCAATAAAAAAGCTTCAAAATATCTGAATTCAGTCGATTTGAAAATGCCTCTTGACGATAATTTTTCTTTAAATTCAGAATACATCCGAAAATCAATTCAGCAGAAAATTAAAATTGAAGAATTTGATTTTAGAATTGTCTTAATTAACACTGCAACAAACGAAATAGATGTATTGGTTTTCTATTAA
- a CDS encoding NUDIX hydrolase produces MNFQDFLKYVPNIIPVKLPAVESHLKMAPKERIEGLKNLDVNALNPRMAGVMMLFYPKQEKTHLVLIVRNTYEGVHSAQIAFPGGKFEKDDFNFENTALRETHEEIGIEREKIEIVKNFSPMYIPPSNFLVHPFLGIAREELSFYPDIREVAGIIELPLSVFLNDEIIIEARLSTSYGANILVPAFNIQNHVVWGATAMILSELRDVLKMTFEKDI; encoded by the coding sequence ATGAATTTTCAAGATTTTTTGAAATATGTTCCCAATATAATTCCAGTTAAACTGCCAGCAGTAGAATCACATTTGAAAATGGCGCCAAAAGAACGTATTGAAGGTTTAAAGAATCTTGATGTCAACGCATTAAATCCTAGAATGGCTGGTGTAATGATGCTGTTTTATCCCAAACAGGAAAAAACACATTTGGTTTTGATTGTTCGAAATACATACGAAGGCGTTCATTCAGCACAAATTGCTTTTCCAGGAGGAAAGTTTGAAAAAGATGATTTTAATTTTGAAAATACGGCTCTTAGAGAGACTCACGAAGAAATAGGAATTGAACGAGAGAAAATAGAAATCGTTAAAAACTTTTCTCCCATGTATATTCCGCCAAGTAATTTTCTAGTGCATCCGTTTTTAGGAATTGCAAGAGAAGAACTCTCATTTTATCCTGATATTAGAGAGGTTGCAGGAATTATTGAGCTTCCTCTGTCTGTTTTTTTAAATGACGAAATTATTATTGAAGCCAGATTATCAACTTCTTATGGCGCTAATATTTTAGTTCCTGCGTTTAATATTCAAAATCATGTGGTTTGGGGAGCAACGGCAATGATTTTGAGTGAATTGAGAGATGTATTGAAAATGACATTTGAAAAAGATATATAG
- a CDS encoding RNA polymerase sigma factor, with the protein MSENLEQSFVAQLQANQNIIHKICRLYTDSEDAHKDLFQEITIQLWKAYPKFRGDSKFSTWTYRVALNTAITLYRKTKRTISTVDYESHQHFVRDVDYNYEEEEQIKLMYKAVYQLNDIEKALVFMYLEDKDYQEIAETLGISEVNARVKMNRIKGKLKKILNP; encoded by the coding sequence ATGAGCGAAAATCTAGAACAGTCATTTGTTGCGCAATTGCAGGCAAATCAGAATATAATCCACAAGATTTGTAGATTATATACTGATAGCGAAGACGCACACAAAGATTTGTTTCAGGAAATAACCATTCAGCTCTGGAAAGCTTATCCAAAATTTAGAGGAGACAGTAAATTTTCTACTTGGACGTATCGCGTAGCCTTAAATACTGCGATTACATTGTACCGAAAAACCAAAAGAACAATATCTACCGTAGATTATGAAAGTCATCAGCATTTTGTTAGAGATGTTGATTACAACTATGAAGAAGAAGAACAGATAAAATTGATGTACAAAGCCGTTTACCAGCTCAATGACATCGAAAAAGCATTAGTTTTTATGTATTTAGAAGACAAAGATTATCAAGAAATAGCTGAAACCCTCGGAATCAGTGAAGTGAATGCACGTGTGAAAATGAACAGAATTAAAGGGAAACTTAAAAAAATACTAAATCCTTAA
- a CDS encoding toxin-antitoxin system YwqK family antitoxin: protein MISKKIILGLLFLNALVLNAQTDINKVDAAGKKDGLWKGTYAESKRPRYEGTFNHGKETGLFKFFDDTKKGDVIATRDFSTNDGSSYTIFYDQNKNIVSEGKEIGKSRDGEWKYYHKASKVLMTSENYKNGKLEGLKTIYYPNSKVAEEMMYKNGLKEGAYKKLGQDGTLLEESTFKNNEYNGDAVFYESDASVASKGKFVNGKKAGIWQFYQKGKLIKEVNMSDPKNTNKASEKGPAPKK, encoded by the coding sequence ATGATCTCTAAAAAAATCATTCTCGGATTACTGTTTCTAAATGCATTGGTTTTAAATGCACAAACAGATATTAATAAAGTTGATGCTGCCGGAAAAAAAGACGGACTTTGGAAAGGTACTTATGCCGAATCTAAGCGTCCGCGTTATGAAGGAACTTTTAATCACGGAAAAGAAACAGGTCTTTTTAAATTTTTTGATGATACTAAAAAAGGAGATGTAATCGCAACAAGAGATTTTAGTACCAATGACGGGAGCTCGTATACTATTTTTTATGACCAAAATAAAAACATAGTGAGCGAAGGAAAAGAAATTGGAAAATCTCGTGACGGAGAATGGAAATATTATCATAAAGCTTCAAAGGTTTTAATGACTTCTGAAAATTACAAAAACGGAAAGCTGGAAGGTTTGAAAACTATTTATTATCCCAATTCAAAAGTGGCAGAAGAGATGATGTATAAAAATGGTTTGAAAGAAGGAGCTTATAAAAAATTAGGGCAAGACGGAACACTTTTAGAAGAATCTACTTTTAAAAATAATGAATACAATGGTGATGCTGTTTTTTATGAATCAGATGCTTCAGTGGCATCTAAGGGGAAGTTTGTAAACGGTAAAAAAGCAGGAATCTGGCAGTTTTATCAAAAAGGGAAATTGATAAAAGAAGTAAATATGAGTGATCCTAAAAATACTAATAAAGCTTCTGAGAAAGGGCCAGCTCCTAAAAAATAA
- the mnmA gene encoding tRNA 2-thiouridine(34) synthase MnmA, which yields MKRVVVGLSGGVDSSVAAYLLQQQGYEVIGLFMKNWHDDSVTISNECPWLEDSNDALLVAEKLGIPFQTVDLSEEYKEKIVDYMFNEYEKGRTPNPDVLCNREIKFDVFMKIALSLGADYVATGHYCQKSEIEVDGKTVYQLIAGNDVNKDQSYFLCQLSQEQLSKALFPIGALTKPEVREIAAEMELVTAEKKDSQGLCFIGKVRLPEFLQQKLQPKEGKIVQVDKNDPIYTAVKSAALSLEEELKLESQKLEYLPTMGKVVGKHQGAHYFTVGQRKGLNVGGTTDPLFVIATDVETNTIYTGLSSSHPGLFKKALFVGESEVHWIREDLTLKAGEKMEVMARIRYRQPLQKAVLHQFENGMYVEFEEPQSAITEGQFVAWYLGNELAGSGVIS from the coding sequence ATGAAACGAGTAGTTGTTGGACTTTCAGGTGGAGTAGATTCTAGTGTTGCAGCATATTTATTGCAGCAGCAAGGGTACGAAGTTATTGGTCTTTTTATGAAGAATTGGCACGATGATTCGGTTACTATTTCAAACGAATGTCCTTGGCTGGAAGACAGTAACGATGCTCTGCTTGTTGCTGAAAAACTTGGCATACCGTTTCAAACTGTTGATTTGAGTGAAGAATACAAAGAAAAAATCGTGGACTATATGTTCAACGAATACGAAAAAGGAAGAACTCCAAATCCTGATGTGCTTTGTAACCGCGAAATCAAATTTGATGTGTTTATGAAAATCGCTTTAAGTCTTGGTGCAGATTATGTAGCAACAGGACATTACTGCCAAAAAAGCGAAATCGAAGTGGACGGAAAAACGGTTTATCAGTTGATTGCTGGAAATGACGTTAACAAAGATCAATCATATTTTTTATGCCAATTGTCGCAAGAACAATTATCAAAAGCGTTATTTCCTATTGGAGCTTTGACCAAACCAGAAGTACGCGAAATTGCTGCTGAAATGGAATTGGTTACAGCCGAAAAGAAAGATTCTCAAGGTTTATGTTTTATTGGAAAAGTTCGTCTTCCAGAATTTTTACAGCAAAAATTACAGCCAAAAGAAGGTAAAATTGTGCAGGTAGATAAAAACGATCCGATTTATACTGCTGTAAAATCAGCTGCACTTTCTTTGGAAGAAGAATTAAAATTAGAATCTCAAAAATTAGAATATCTTCCAACTATGGGAAAAGTAGTTGGGAAACATCAAGGTGCCCATTATTTTACCGTTGGACAAAGAAAAGGTCTAAACGTAGGAGGAACTACAGATCCTTTGTTTGTTATTGCTACAGATGTTGAAACGAATACTATTTATACTGGTTTATCGAGTTCACATCCTGGATTATTTAAAAAAGCCCTGTTCGTTGGAGAATCTGAAGTACATTGGATTAGAGAAGATTTAACACTGAAAGCTGGGGAGAAAATGGAAGTAATGGCGAGAATTCGTTACCGCCAGCCTTTGCAGAAAGCAGTTTTACACCAATTCGAAAATGGAATGTATGTAGAATTTGAAGAACCACAATCTGCTATTACAGAAGGACAATTTGTTGCTTGGTATTTAGGAAATGAATTAGCTGGTTCGGGAGTAATTTCTTAG
- a CDS encoding NAD(P)H-dependent flavin oxidoreductase, which yields MNKITQLFNIKYPIIQGGMIWNSGYKLASAVSNAGGLGLIGAGSMYPEVLRGHIQKCKKTTDKPFGVNIPMLYPNIEEIMNIVVEEGVKIVFTSAGNPKTWTSFLKEKGITVVHVVSSSVFALKAQEAGVDAVVAEGFEAGGHNGREETTTLTLIPMVKEKIKIPLIAAGGIATGRGMLAAMILGADGVQVGSRFAASVESSAHNNFKETIVNTQEGGTQLTLKELAPVRLVKNKFFHDVQALYEKCPSKEDLVQLLGRARAKKGMFEGDLEEGELEIGQISGLIHEILPVEQIVKQMIAEFEAASKEKATFEF from the coding sequence ATGAATAAAATCACACAGCTTTTTAATATAAAATATCCAATCATTCAAGGAGGAATGATTTGGAACAGCGGTTATAAGTTAGCTTCAGCAGTAAGTAATGCAGGAGGTTTAGGGCTCATTGGCGCAGGTTCGATGTATCCTGAGGTTTTAAGGGGACACATTCAGAAATGTAAAAAGACAACAGATAAACCTTTTGGAGTTAATATTCCGATGTTATATCCTAACATTGAAGAAATCATGAATATTGTAGTGGAAGAAGGCGTAAAAATCGTTTTTACTTCGGCTGGAAATCCTAAAACATGGACTTCATTTTTAAAAGAAAAAGGAATAACGGTTGTGCATGTTGTCAGCAGCAGTGTTTTTGCTTTAAAAGCGCAGGAAGCAGGCGTTGATGCTGTTGTAGCAGAAGGTTTTGAAGCTGGAGGTCATAACGGACGTGAAGAGACCACTACACTGACTTTAATTCCGATGGTGAAAGAAAAAATTAAAATTCCATTAATTGCCGCTGGAGGAATTGCAACCGGAAGAGGAATGCTGGCTGCAATGATTTTAGGTGCCGATGGAGTTCAGGTTGGAAGCCGCTTTGCCGCTTCTGTAGAATCTTCTGCACACAATAATTTTAAAGAAACGATAGTTAATACTCAAGAGGGAGGCACTCAATTGACATTGAAAGAATTAGCTCCTGTTCGATTGGTGAAAAATAAATTTTTTCATGATGTTCAGGCTTTGTATGAAAAATGTCCTTCTAAAGAAGATTTAGTACAGCTTTTAGGAAGAGCACGAGCCAAAAAAGGAATGTTTGAAGGAGATTTGGAAGAAGGAGAATTAGAAATTGGACAAATTTCAGGACTAATTCATGAAATCTTGCCAGTCGAACAAATTGTTAAACAAATGATCGCCGAATTTGAAGCTGCCAGCAAAGAAAAGGCTACATTTGAGTTTTAA
- a CDS encoding tetratricopeptide repeat protein, with protein MKVKSLLFLFLMFTGIYAQNKDEADKLVESGIVLHDKGDYEGAIKNYNKALELDKDNLFALIEKSLTLNSLNKFDEVIAISKHAIVTHPESGLQNVYVNYANALDHLKKNEEALKIYEEGIQRFPNYYQLYFNKGICYANSNNSSEALSCFQKSLSINPKHAGSLNAIGILETNSNRIPAVMAFSRFLIVEPQTSRSKKNFENLKSLMMKGVTQTGEKAVTINIDASTLPDSTGVKKENDFSAADLILSMSAGLDFDKKNVKKTDAENFIRKFEVICASLEETKNDNTGFYWNFLAPYFIEMKNKKLIEPFAYIAYVDSGEEDVAKWHKKNQDKLDKFYEWSKNYKWTTN; from the coding sequence ATGAAAGTTAAAAGTCTACTATTTTTGTTCTTAATGTTTACAGGTATTTATGCACAAAATAAAGATGAAGCAGATAAACTTGTAGAATCTGGTATAGTTCTTCATGATAAAGGTGATTATGAAGGAGCAATTAAAAATTATAATAAAGCTTTAGAACTAGATAAAGACAATTTGTTTGCTTTAATTGAAAAATCTTTAACATTGAATTCTTTAAATAAATTTGATGAAGTTATAGCTATTTCAAAACATGCTATTGTAACTCATCCCGAAAGCGGACTTCAGAATGTTTACGTTAATTATGCTAATGCGTTAGATCATTTAAAGAAAAATGAAGAAGCATTAAAAATATACGAAGAAGGAATTCAGAGATTTCCAAATTATTATCAATTGTATTTTAATAAGGGGATTTGTTATGCGAATTCTAATAATAGTTCAGAAGCTCTTTCCTGCTTTCAAAAATCTTTGAGTATAAATCCAAAACATGCTGGTTCATTAAATGCTATCGGGATATTAGAGACAAATTCTAATAGAATTCCTGCTGTTATGGCCTTTTCAAGATTCTTAATTGTCGAACCGCAAACAAGCAGATCAAAGAAGAACTTTGAGAATTTAAAAAGCTTAATGATGAAAGGCGTGACTCAAACAGGTGAGAAAGCAGTAACAATTAATATCGATGCATCAACACTTCCAGATTCTACAGGAGTTAAAAAAGAAAATGATTTTTCTGCTGCAGATTTGATACTTTCTATGAGCGCAGGTTTAGACTTTGATAAAAAGAATGTAAAAAAAACAGATGCAGAGAATTTTATACGAAAGTTTGAGGTTATTTGTGCCTCATTAGAAGAGACAAAGAATGATAATACAGGCTTTTATTGGAACTTTTTAGCGCCATATTTCATCGAAATGAAAAATAAAAAGCTCATTGAGCCTTTTGCGTATATCGCGTATGTGGATTCAGGCGAGGAGGATGTTGCTAAATGGCATAAAAAGAATCAAGATAAATTGGATAAATTTTACGAGTGGTCCAAAAACTATAAATGGACTACTAATTAG